A single region of the Actinoplanes sp. SE50/110 genome encodes:
- a CDS encoding aldo/keto reductase, whose amino-acid sequence MKYRTVGAAGPTVSAIGLGCMGMSISYGPPDEAESIRTLDRAAELGVTLYDTADVYGLGVNEELLGRWLARRRPEVLVSTKFGLRRGADGRVSEVDTSPAYVPVACDASLRRLGRQHIDLYYAHRRSPEVPIEDTVGAMAGLVAAGKVRYLGLSEVNPTTLRRAHAVHPIAAVQLEYSLFTRDVVAGEMAATCRELGIAVVAYCPLGRGMLTGRITSRDQLSEADARLRWPRFDADNLVRNLTLVTAVAEVAQEIGCTPAQAALAWLLGQGENVIPIPGTKRVRYLEENVAAVTVDLTPTQLDRLRSAVPADAVAGTRYPAQALARLGH is encoded by the coding sequence ATGAAGTACCGAACCGTGGGTGCCGCAGGCCCCACCGTGTCCGCCATCGGGCTCGGGTGCATGGGCATGTCGATCTCCTACGGCCCGCCGGACGAGGCGGAGTCGATCCGGACCCTGGACCGCGCCGCCGAGCTCGGCGTCACCCTGTACGACACCGCCGACGTCTACGGCCTCGGGGTGAACGAGGAACTGCTCGGCCGGTGGCTGGCCCGGCGGCGGCCCGAGGTGCTGGTGTCGACCAAGTTCGGCCTGCGCCGCGGGGCAGACGGACGCGTTTCCGAGGTGGACACCAGCCCCGCGTACGTGCCCGTGGCGTGCGACGCGTCGCTGCGACGGTTGGGCAGGCAGCACATCGATCTGTACTACGCGCACCGTCGCAGTCCCGAGGTTCCCATCGAGGACACGGTCGGGGCCATGGCCGGCCTGGTGGCCGCCGGCAAGGTTCGCTACCTGGGGCTGTCCGAGGTGAACCCGACCACGCTGCGCCGCGCCCACGCCGTACACCCGATCGCCGCCGTCCAGCTGGAATACTCGCTGTTCACCCGGGACGTGGTGGCCGGCGAGATGGCCGCCACCTGCCGTGAACTCGGTATCGCCGTGGTGGCCTACTGCCCGCTGGGCCGGGGCATGCTGACCGGACGGATCACCTCGCGCGATCAGCTTTCGGAAGCCGACGCCCGACTCCGGTGGCCGCGCTTCGACGCCGACAACCTGGTCCGCAACCTCACGCTGGTGACCGCGGTGGCTGAGGTCGCGCAGGAGATCGGCTGCACGCCCGCCCAGGCGGCACTGGCATGGCTGCTCGGTCAGGGCGAGAACGTCATCCCGATCCCGGGCACCAAGCGGGTCCGCTACCTCGAGGAGAACGTTGCGGCGGTGACGGTCGACCTCACGCCCACCCAGCTCGATCGTCTCCGCTCTGCGGTCCCGGCCGACGCGGTGGCCGGCACCAGATATCCCGCACAAGCCCTGGCCCGGCTCGGCCACTGA
- a CDS encoding MAB_1171c family putative transporter: MTAQSLKAVLFPLSAAICLLALTYKAVDARRRPRDPALIALLIAFTGKGVSFTLSTPAVSATVDAATGVPNLGALGIHLCGGVLSSAAFLAALVHWVYPRERVARAVRARVVVAAVIGIVMVALWWSASRGGRRSAHFLLDNAGEPAVIAYLLLYVTAFGTAMTEIVRLCRRYGPPSGSSWLRRGLALTALGASACIVYCLNRAFVIVAVQLGWHPLNWEILTPIANTVGIAGIAGGLTMPSWGPRLAAAVRWCRHYRDQWQLYPLWRDVCAAVPAVALLPPTSPLRDRLHPVDVEFRLYRRVVEIRDGLLALRADPGLGTGDREALRILDTSLNDSENYADELAWLRRRAAEYRRRTGPSPDRADTDCRTDPPATAGGAPKTTTWR, translated from the coding sequence ATGACGGCTCAGAGCCTCAAAGCTGTGCTGTTTCCCCTGTCGGCCGCCATCTGCCTGCTGGCGTTGACCTACAAGGCAGTGGACGCCAGGCGACGTCCGCGCGACCCGGCACTGATCGCCCTGCTGATCGCGTTCACCGGCAAGGGAGTCTCGTTCACGCTGTCCACGCCGGCGGTGTCGGCGACGGTGGACGCGGCAACGGGCGTACCGAACCTGGGCGCGCTCGGCATCCATCTCTGCGGCGGCGTGCTCTCCAGCGCCGCCTTCCTCGCCGCCCTGGTCCACTGGGTGTATCCGCGAGAGCGGGTGGCTCGTGCGGTCCGGGCCCGGGTGGTGGTGGCGGCGGTCATCGGGATCGTCATGGTGGCGCTGTGGTGGAGCGCCTCACGCGGCGGGCGGCGGTCGGCGCACTTCCTCCTGGACAATGCCGGCGAGCCCGCGGTCATCGCCTACCTGCTTCTGTACGTGACCGCTTTCGGTACCGCGATGACCGAGATCGTCCGGTTGTGCCGGCGGTACGGTCCACCGTCCGGCTCGAGCTGGCTTCGCCGGGGTCTCGCCCTGACCGCCCTCGGCGCCTCGGCATGCATCGTGTACTGCCTCAACCGCGCGTTCGTCATCGTGGCGGTGCAGCTCGGGTGGCACCCGTTGAACTGGGAGATACTCACCCCGATCGCCAACACGGTGGGTATCGCCGGGATCGCCGGCGGCCTGACCATGCCGTCCTGGGGCCCTCGGCTGGCCGCGGCCGTGCGCTGGTGCCGGCATTACCGCGATCAATGGCAGCTGTATCCGCTCTGGCGGGACGTGTGTGCGGCCGTCCCCGCCGTCGCCCTCCTGCCGCCCACCTCCCCGCTGCGCGACCGGCTGCATCCGGTCGACGTCGAGTTCCGGCTCTATCGACGCGTGGTGGAGATCCGCGACGGTCTCCTCGCCCTGCGCGCGGATCCCGGCCTGGGGACCGGCGACCGGGAAGCTCTCCGGATCCTGGACACGTCCCTGAACGACAGCGAGAACTACGCTGACGAGCTGGCGTGGTTGCGGCGCCGGGCCGCGGAGTACCGGCGGCGCACGGGCCCGTCACCGGACCGCGCCGACACCGACTGTCGCACCGACCCCCCGGCGACCGCCGGCGGTGCACCGAAGACCACCACCTGGAGGTAA